One Buchnera aphidicola (Aphis glycines) genomic window, TAACCTCTTGATAATTTTATATTAAAATAATTATAAATAATATTTTTAATTTTTAATATCTATTAAAAACAAAAATATTAGATTTTAAAAAAATTCATATTTTCACATTAAAAATATTATATAATATAATATATTAAACACATCAAATAAAAAAATTATGAAATTAAATAATAAAAATTTGATTTGGATTGATTTAGAAATGACAGGTTTAAATTCTAAAATCCATCGCATTATTGAAATAGCAACTCTGATTACAGACATACAACTTAATATCCTTGCACAAGGACCAGTTATTGCTATTAATCAAAAAGAAAAATATATGTCACTTATGAATGAATGGAATAAACAAAATCATATCAACACTGGTTTAGTTGAAAAAGTAAAAAAAAGCACTTATAATGAATCTCAAGCAGAACTCAAAACTATATCTTTTTTAGAGAAATGGGTTTCTTCAAAATCATCTCCGATGTGTGGAAACAGTATTTATCAAGATCGAATATTTTTAAATCAGCACATGCCAAAATTAGAAAAATATTTTCATTATCGCTCTATAGACGTTAGCACTGTTAAGGAATTAGTATCTCGGTGGTACCCTAAAATAAAAAAGTTTAAAAAGAAAAAACATCACAATGCATTAGATGATATAAAAGAATCAGTTTTAGAGTTACGTTTTTATAAAAATATTTGTTTTAACGCTTAAACTAAGTAGTTAAATAAAAAACATATAAATTAATTTTTTAAAAGTAAAGCTTGATTAATAATTTTTATCTATATAAAATATACAGAATATTAAATAATTATTTTACTCTGCGGGAATAGCTCAGTTGGTAGAGCACAACCTTGCCAAGGTTGGGGTCGCGAGTTCAAATCTCGTTTCCCGCTAAAAAACATACAAAAAGTAAAAATAATAAATAGCTAAAGAATTAAGGAAAGTTTATGATTTTTTATTGTTCTTTCAAATGGATAATTTTAGCTTTTTTATTAATTATTTCTCAAATAAAATTCAAAAAAAATATTGAAAAAAAAAATATTAATCAAATAATATTTGCAAAAGAAATAAATCATTATCAAAAAAAAAAAAACGTCAATAAACAAAAAAAAATTGTCATATTAATAGACCCAGGACATGGTGGGCAAGATCCAGGATCAATTGGGCATAAAGGCCTTAAAGAAAAAGAAATCACCTTAAAAATTGCTATCAAGCTCAAAGAGTTATTGGACAGCAATAAATTTTTTCAAGCGGTTTTAACTCGTAATAACGACTCTTATTTGTCTTTAAAAAAACGAAAA contains:
- the orn gene encoding oligoribonuclease codes for the protein MKLNNKNLIWIDLEMTGLNSKIHRIIEIATLITDIQLNILAQGPVIAINQKEKYMSLMNEWNKQNHINTGLVEKVKKSTYNESQAELKTISFLEKWVSSKSSPMCGNSIYQDRIFLNQHMPKLEKYFHYRSIDVSTVKELVSRWYPKIKKFKKKKHHNALDDIKESVLELRFYKNICFNA